One segment of Comamonas thiooxydans DNA contains the following:
- the rplU gene encoding 50S ribosomal protein L21, with translation MYAVIKTGGKQYRVAAGEKIKVEQIAADVGQEIVIDQVLAVGNGAEIKVGAPLVSGASVKATVVAHGKHDKVHIFKMRRRKHYQKRQGHRQQFTELQIVAIAA, from the coding sequence ATGTACGCAGTCATAAAAACCGGCGGCAAGCAGTATCGCGTTGCAGCTGGCGAAAAGATCAAGGTAGAACAGATTGCTGCGGACGTAGGCCAGGAAATCGTGATCGACCAAGTTTTGGCCGTCGGCAACGGCGCTGAAATCAAGGTTGGTGCTCCCCTGGTGTCCGGTGCATCTGTAAAGGCAACTGTGGTTGCTCACGGCAAGCACGACAAGGTGCACATCTTCAAGATGCGCCGTCGTAAGCACTATCAAAAGCGCCAAGGCCATCGTCAGCAGTTCACCGAACTGCAAATCGTGGCAATCGCTGCTTAA
- the rpmA gene encoding 50S ribosomal protein L27, whose translation MAQKKGGGSTRNGRDSKPKMLGVKAFGGELVTAGSIIVRQRGTKFHPGENVGVGKDHTLFALVDGHVSFGVKGALSKQTVNITAA comes from the coding sequence ATGGCACAGAAAAAAGGCGGCGGCTCTACGCGTAACGGACGTGATTCCAAGCCAAAAATGCTGGGCGTGAAGGCCTTTGGTGGCGAGCTGGTGACAGCTGGTTCCATCATCGTGCGTCAGCGCGGCACCAAGTTCCACCCCGGTGAGAACGTTGGCGTGGGCAAGGATCACACCCTGTTTGCACTGGTTGACGGCCACGTGTCGTTCGGTGTGAAGGGCGCTCTGTCCAAGCAAACAGTCAACATCACGGCTGCATAA
- the cgtA gene encoding Obg family GTPase CgtA: MKFVDEAFIDIAAGDGGNGCVSFRHEKYKEFGGPDGGDGGRGGHVYAVADVNLNTLVDYRYSRRHEAKRGQHGMGSDMFGAAGDDITLNMPVGTIISDADTGEVLFELLEPGQVITIAKGGDGGFGNLRFKSAINRAPRQKTPGYPGERRNLKLELKVLADVGLLGMPNAGKSTFITAVSNARPKIADYPFTTLHPNLGVVRVAAEQSFVVADIPGLIEGASEGAGLGHQFLRHLQRTRLLLHIVDIAPFDEGVDPVEQARAIVAELKKYDAELYDKPRWLVLNKLDMVPVEERAAKVKDFVKRFKWKGPVYEISALTREGCEPLIRKIYEHVHNQQLAEQAPKEVDPRFAGGEDSGLDMTDPRFASYDPE; this comes from the coding sequence ATGAAGTTCGTTGACGAAGCTTTTATCGACATTGCAGCCGGTGACGGCGGCAATGGTTGCGTGTCTTTCCGGCACGAAAAATACAAGGAATTTGGCGGCCCCGACGGTGGCGACGGCGGCCGTGGCGGTCATGTGTATGCCGTGGCCGATGTGAACCTGAACACGCTGGTGGATTACCGCTATTCGCGTCGCCACGAGGCCAAGCGTGGTCAGCACGGCATGGGCTCCGACATGTTCGGTGCAGCCGGTGACGACATCACGCTGAACATGCCCGTGGGCACCATCATCAGCGATGCGGATACCGGCGAAGTGCTGTTCGAGCTGCTGGAGCCCGGCCAGGTCATCACCATCGCCAAGGGCGGTGACGGCGGTTTCGGCAATCTGCGTTTCAAGAGCGCCATCAACCGGGCGCCGCGCCAGAAGACGCCCGGCTATCCCGGCGAGCGTCGCAACCTCAAGCTGGAGCTCAAGGTGCTGGCCGATGTAGGCCTGCTGGGCATGCCCAATGCCGGCAAGTCCACTTTCATCACGGCCGTCTCCAACGCCCGTCCCAAGATTGCCGATTATCCCTTCACCACCTTGCATCCCAATCTGGGCGTGGTGCGCGTGGCCGCCGAGCAGAGCTTTGTGGTGGCCGACATCCCAGGTCTGATCGAGGGCGCCTCCGAAGGTGCGGGCCTGGGTCACCAGTTCCTGCGCCATCTGCAGCGCACCCGACTGTTGCTGCATATCGTGGACATTGCTCCGTTCGACGAAGGCGTGGACCCGGTCGAGCAGGCCAGGGCCATCGTGGCCGAGCTCAAGAAGTACGATGCCGAGCTCTACGACAAGCCACGCTGGCTGGTGCTCAACAAGCTGGACATGGTTCCCGTGGAAGAGCGTGCAGCCAAGGTCAAGGACTTCGTCAAGCGCTTCAAGTGGAAGGGCCCGGTCTACGAGATCTCGGCGCTGACCCGCGAAGGCTGCGAACCGCTGATCCGCAAGATCTACGAGCATGTGCACAACCAGCAACTCGCGGAGCAGGCTCCCAAGGAAGTTGACCCTCGCTTTGCGGGAGGCGAGGATTCTGGTCTGGATATGACCGATCCGCGTTTCGCATCCTACGATCCGGAATAA